The following coding sequences lie in one Deltaproteobacteria bacterium genomic window:
- a CDS encoding heavy metal-responsive transcriptional regulator: MEKLTIGKAARGAGVSTDTIRYYERLGLLPDAGRLESGCRVFPGDVVRTIRFIKRAQRLGFSLDEIRELLAFREEGASCREVRAAALHKMGIIERKIADLSAIRNALKKLISSCEAGNGAVCPILEALEKEEES, from the coding sequence ATGGAAAAACTGACGATCGGTAAGGCGGCAAGAGGGGCTGGGGTCTCCACGGATACGATCCGTTATTACGAACGTCTTGGGCTTCTTCCGGATGCCGGGCGGCTGGAATCGGGTTGCCGGGTCTTCCCCGGGGATGTGGTCCGGACGATTCGGTTCATCAAGCGTGCCCAGCGTCTCGGATTCTCTCTCGATGAGATCCGGGAGCTTCTCGCCTTCCGGGAAGAGGGCGCAAGCTGCCGGGAGGTTAGGGCGGCGGCCTTGCACAAGATGGGGATTATAGAGAGGAAGATTGCCGACCTTTCGGCGATCCGGAACGCCCTGAAGAAACTGATTAGTTCCTGCGAGGCGGGGAACGGGGCCGTCTGCCCGATTCTCGAGGCGCTGGAGAAGGAGGAAGAATCATGA
- a CDS encoding ferritin family protein: MKKNLTNFFEGKSFNADEAGKIAVALERHGFRFYNDMKDRVRNEKIRPVFAQMAAEEQKHIADIEALLDGPGSEWYLDPAAEEMVQRYFEDYLEGKLFPAGSDAESVVMKLENEIAAVRLALNFEKDAVAFYSDLARLADDEETKKAFSLLREVEEGHVLTLSGLLELLEG, translated from the coding sequence ATGAAAAAAAATCTTACGAACTTTTTTGAAGGCAAGTCCTTCAATGCCGACGAGGCCGGGAAGATCGCCGTCGCCCTGGAACGCCACGGATTCCGCTTTTATAACGACATGAAGGATCGTGTCCGGAATGAAAAGATCCGTCCCGTATTTGCGCAGATGGCGGCGGAGGAGCAGAAGCATATTGCCGACATCGAGGCGCTGCTCGACGGTCCCGGCTCCGAATGGTACCTCGACCCGGCCGCCGAGGAGATGGTGCAGCGCTATTTCGAGGACTATCTTGAAGGGAAGCTCTTTCCCGCCGGGAGTGACGCGGAATCGGTAGTGATGAAACTCGAAAACGAGATCGCCGCCGTGCGGCTGGCGCTCAACTTCGAGAAGGATGCCGTCGCCTTCTACTCTGATCTGGCCCGTCTGGCCGACGATGAGGAGACGAAGAAGGCCTTCAGCCTGCTCAGGGAGGTTGAAGAGGGCCATGTCCTGACCCTTTCGGGTCTCCTGGAACTGCTGGAGGGATGA
- a CDS encoding NUDIX domain-containing protein: protein MPEMLEIVDGRDRVIGIAPRSECHGNPALVHRVVHVLVVNGRGEILLQKRAPDKDIQPGKWDTSVGGHLDPGEDYDTAAVREMKEELGIAGAVLRRLYSYPLRNEVESENVTTYLCRYDGAIDFDPGEITEVRFWSREDIEPKLGSGIFTPNFEEEFRYFKNVQS from the coding sequence ATGCCGGAGATGCTCGAAATCGTGGACGGCAGGGACCGGGTGATCGGGATCGCCCCGCGGTCGGAATGTCACGGCAACCCTGCCCTGGTCCACCGCGTGGTCCATGTGCTTGTGGTGAACGGACGGGGAGAGATCCTCCTGCAGAAACGGGCGCCCGACAAGGATATCCAGCCGGGGAAATGGGATACCTCCGTTGGGGGGCACCTCGATCCGGGAGAGGACTACGACACGGCGGCCGTCAGGGAGATGAAAGAGGAACTCGGGATTGCAGGGGCCGTCCTGAGACGTCTCTACAGTTACCCGCTGCGGAACGAGGTTGAGTCGGAAAACGTCACGACCTACCTCTGCCGTTACGACGGAGCGATAGACTTCGATCCAGGGGAGATCACCGAGGTACGCTTCTGGAGCCGGGAGGATATCGAACCGAAGCTCGGCTCGGGGATCTTCACGCCGAACTTTGAAGAGGAATTCCGTTATTTCAAAAATGTTCAATCCTGA
- a CDS encoding adenosylcobalamin-dependent ribonucleoside-diphosphate reductase yields the protein MKGLSENARLVLEQRYLRRNAEGKVTETPEEMFARVARHVAAAEAGYRRGPSPAEMEERFFEVMTGLDFLPNSPALMNAGTRLGQLSACFVLPVEDSIRGIFRAVSEMALIHQSGGGTGFSFSRLRPEGDVVRSTGGVASGPVSFMQVFDRATEVVKQGGRRRGANMGILRVDHPDILRFVEAKGDPSILTNFNLSVAVTDRFMKAAQRGGEIPLVNPRTGKECGRADAASLFDAVTGQAALTGDPGILFIDEINRRNPLAALGPLEATNPCGELPLYPYESCILGSINLSRMVRGGRVDYKKLRHVIEVGVRFLDNIIDLNRYPIPKIRKATLANRKIGLGVMGFADMLIQLGFPYDSAEALRLAGRLMGFVTSEARRVSAGLARERGPFPNYPVSVYPKRGLPELRNATVTTVAPAGTTGIIAGTTGGIEPLFAVAFCRRLPGGRSLAEVNPLFERAASGRRFLTSMIREEILRRGSIQGIRGIPAEVRRLFRTAFDIAPEDHLRIQAAFQRHTDNAVSKTVNLPEDAPPEDVRKIYIMAHALKCKGVTVYRCGSREGQVLSLPEAGGIPSGPECGGACRLCGG from the coding sequence ATGAAAGGTCTCTCGGAAAATGCGCGTCTGGTTCTTGAACAGCGTTATCTCAGGAGAAACGCCGAAGGAAAGGTGACGGAGACCCCGGAGGAGATGTTCGCCCGGGTGGCCCGGCACGTGGCGGCGGCGGAGGCGGGATACCGCCGGGGCCCTTCCCCCGCGGAGATGGAGGAGCGGTTCTTCGAGGTGATGACCGGTCTCGACTTCCTCCCGAACTCACCGGCGCTGATGAATGCGGGGACCCGGCTGGGGCAGCTCTCCGCATGTTTCGTCCTCCCCGTGGAGGATTCGATCCGGGGGATCTTCCGGGCCGTATCCGAGATGGCGCTGATCCATCAGTCCGGCGGGGGGACCGGATTTTCCTTCTCCCGGCTCCGGCCGGAGGGGGACGTGGTTAGATCCACCGGGGGCGTGGCCTCCGGGCCGGTCTCCTTCATGCAGGTATTCGACCGGGCGACGGAGGTGGTGAAACAGGGGGGGCGCAGGCGCGGGGCGAACATGGGGATCCTGCGAGTCGATCACCCCGACATCCTCCGCTTCGTGGAGGCCAAGGGCGACCCCTCCATCCTCACGAATTTCAACCTTTCCGTGGCGGTGACGGACAGGTTCATGAAGGCGGCGCAGAGGGGCGGGGAGATCCCTCTCGTCAATCCCCGTACCGGCAAGGAGTGCGGCCGGGCCGATGCCGCGTCCCTCTTTGATGCGGTCACCGGCCAGGCCGCGCTGACCGGCGATCCGGGCATCCTCTTCATAGACGAGATCAACCGGAGAAACCCCCTTGCCGCGCTGGGACCCCTGGAGGCGACCAACCCCTGCGGCGAACTCCCCCTCTATCCCTACGAGAGCTGCATCTTGGGTTCAATCAACCTTTCCCGCATGGTCCGGGGCGGGCGGGTAGATTACAAAAAACTCCGCCATGTGATCGAAGTCGGCGTCCGGTTCCTCGACAATATCATCGACCTGAACCGCTACCCGATCCCGAAGATCAGGAAGGCGACCCTGGCCAACCGGAAGATCGGTCTCGGCGTGATGGGGTTTGCCGACATGCTGATTCAGCTCGGGTTCCCCTATGATTCGGCTGAGGCGCTCCGGCTGGCGGGCCGCCTCATGGGTTTTGTCACCTCCGAGGCCCGCCGTGTGTCGGCCGGACTCGCCCGTGAGCGGGGTCCCTTTCCGAACTATCCCGTGAGCGTATACCCGAAGCGGGGGCTTCCCGAACTCCGGAACGCCACGGTGACGACCGTCGCCCCTGCCGGCACGACCGGGATCATCGCCGGGACGACGGGGGGCATCGAGCCGCTCTTCGCCGTCGCCTTCTGCCGCCGTCTCCCCGGCGGGAGAAGCCTGGCCGAGGTGAACCCCCTTTTCGAGCGTGCGGCGTCGGGGAGGCGGTTTCTGACCTCCATGATCCGGGAAGAGATCCTGCGCCGGGGAAGCATACAGGGTATTCGCGGGATCCCTGCGGAGGTCCGCCGTCTCTTCCGGACCGCCTTTGATATCGCCCCGGAGGATCATCTCCGTATCCAGGCCGCCTTCCAGAGACATACGGACAACGCCGTCTCCAAGACGGTCAACCTGCCGGAGGATGCCCCGCCGGAAGATGTGCGGAAGATCTATATAATGGCCCATGCCCTGAAGTGCAAGGGGGTGACCGTTTACCGCTGCGGGAGCCGGGAGGGTCAGGTACTCAGCCTGCCGGAGGCTGGAGGGATCCCGTCAGGACCGGAATGCGGCGGTGCCTGCCGCCTCTGCGGGGGCTGA
- a CDS encoding YbgC/FadM family acyl-CoA thioesterase — protein MYRVRIYYKDTDMGGVVYYGNYLRFFEAARTEFLRDLGADLTRWMKEGITFVVVRAEVDYLASARYDDLLAVETTCAALSGARFDLSYRVVREGDGRLMVTGMTRMAAVGRTGRPVRIPEEVRKALEEAMGDR, from the coding sequence ATGTACAGGGTCCGGATCTATTATAAGGATACCGACATGGGCGGGGTCGTCTATTACGGCAACTACCTCCGTTTCTTCGAGGCGGCGAGGACGGAGTTCCTCCGGGACCTCGGCGCCGATCTCACCCGGTGGATGAAAGAGGGGATCACTTTCGTCGTGGTCCGGGCCGAGGTTGATTACCTCGCATCGGCTCGATACGATGATCTTCTTGCCGTCGAGACCACCTGCGCTGCTCTTTCGGGGGCGCGCTTCGACCTTTCCTACCGGGTGGTCCGGGAGGGGGACGGGCGGCTCATGGTCACCGGCATGACGAGAATGGCGGCGGTCGGCAGGACCGGCCGTCCCGTCCGGATCCCGGAGGAGGTGCGGAAGGCGCTGGAGGAGGCGATGGGGGATCGTTAA
- a CDS encoding chaperonin GroEL: MSKQIIFDEKARAALKNGVDKVADAVKVTIGPRGRNVVLDKGYGTPTITNDGVSIAKDISLSDKFENMGAEIIKEVASKTNENAGDGTTTAVVLMQAIVDEGMKQTAMGVRLGIEKAASEVVEALASMSKEIKGDEIKQVASISAESEEMGKIIAETIEKVGKDGVVTVEESQSFGIESEIVEGMEFDKGYVSPYMVTNAERMEAVYNDAPILVTDGKISAMNDILPLLEKLAQSGKKELVIIADDVEGEALATFVVNKLRGTFNVLAIKAPGYGDRAEKENRLITFRSPKMTKIPPPVPGDIGPRPSVPASRRNTFL, from the coding sequence ATGTCTAAACAAATTATTTTTGATGAAAAAGCGCGGGCGGCTTTAAAAAACGGGGTTGATAAGGTCGCGGACGCGGTGAAGGTTACTATCGGGCCGCGTGGCAGGAATGTTGTTCTTGATAAGGGGTATGGAACGCCGACGATAACAAACGATGGTGTTTCTATTGCGAAAGATATTTCGTTGTCGGATAAGTTTGAAAATATGGGGGCGGAAATAATAAAAGAGGTTGCGAGCAAGACGAATGAAAATGCCGGCGACGGGACGACAACGGCGGTTGTTCTTATGCAGGCTATTGTTGATGAGGGGATGAAGCAGACGGCGATGGGGGTGCGGCTTGGTATTGAAAAGGCGGCGAGCGAGGTGGTTGAAGCTCTGGCAAGTATGTCAAAAGAAATAAAAGGCGATGAGATAAAACAGGTTGCGTCAATTTCGGCGGAGTCCGAGGAGATGGGGAAGATTATCGCCGAGACTATTGAAAAAGTCGGCAAGGACGGCGTGGTTACGGTTGAGGAGTCGCAGTCGTTCGGGATTGAGTCTGAGATTGTTGAGGGGATGGAGTTTGATAAAGGGTATGTGTCGCCGTATATGGTTACGAATGCGGAAAGAATGGAGGCTGTTTATAATGACGCGCCGATACTTGTAACCGACGGTAAGATTTCAGCTATGAATGATATCTTGCCTCTTCTTGAAAAGCTTGCGCAGTCGGGGAAAAAAGAGCTTGTTATTATCGCGGATGATGTTGAGGGGGAGGCGTTGGCGACTTTTGTCGTCAATAAGCTTCGCGGGACATTCAATGTCCTTGCGATTAAGGCGCCGGGGTATGGGGATAGGGCGGAAAAAGAAAACCGATTGATTACTTTTCGTTCTCCAAAGATGACAAAGATTCCTCCGCCTGTTCCAGGCGATATTGGACCAAGGCCAAGCGTTCCTGCTTCACGCCGCAATACCTTCCTGTAG